In Papaver somniferum cultivar HN1 chromosome 9, ASM357369v1, whole genome shotgun sequence, the genomic stretch AAATTAAACTTCCGATTATGTAatatggcccaaaaatcagaatttgggaaaaactgatacttttcaaattttgaaattgaaataatcggaagttaaacagttacccaaacttccgaatatgggctgtctaaccttctatattggcccttggaaccacctagagccatggcgtggtttgttttgaacttgtaatattcggaggataattttttttttaaagttccgaatgtacgatggcccaaaaatcagaatttgggaaaaactgatacttttcaaattttgaaattgaaataatcggaagttaaacagttacccaaacttccgaatatgggctgtctaaccttctatattggcccttggaaccacctagagccatggcgtggtttgttttgaacttgtaatattcggaggataaatttttttgtaaagttccgaatgtacgatggcccaaaaatcagaatttgggaaaaacacaaattttgaaattgaaataatcggaagttaaattagttaccaaatctTCCGAATAtaacacacaaatcattgtcatttgaacttgtttaacttagttacccaaaaaaatttccgaatgtacaacaaaaatcattgtcatttatctgctcttctttactttacgaccgtgactacctcccagtcctgcacgaccacgggtttgagcaccttcagttggagcagcttcagcgctcgatgaagctcgagttcttttacccgtctttgatactgccaccttgggaggatgcctcttcgtgactttctccccaaactgggcagcataatcttcgttatccatattatcaactagatctctagcctctttgatcttctcagctggcatggtatctccgctcttcaggcatgcagttaacattttggaaacacgcttgaacctattcacctgttttttatacgtaatgacataacatcaaacggtaattacctaagatttataggaatcatataaaatgaacaaaaatataagaacacgcaccagtctatcataaccaactggtttgtctttgatgatacaattataacttgaacccgccgcagtagtgttggatttgatttcacggataaccaaaggatgtgataccttgttataccaactcatatagtctggagaaatttcatcacctcggttggttcgtctaccagtgtcgataatgaagtcattcctcttatcccagttatcaagaacagtaggtgggcctgtgtgaacaattgtaagattatcaccactagaagagcacaactccaactccaatttgtagtaatcccccattttctccagaggttgttgttgtatatacccgtgttgtcgcatcaccctagaggggttatacatcacatatcctgtggggtgccacaatggtccaaaataaatggacaagtccgaccgaaaatttatatgcccactggctcgatcttccttgtatggatcaaagcatacgtccgaggccttcaattggtccaaaatctccctcatgcgaatcaactgctgctcttttgtcctagaacggttgtcttcaaatatatactttgttcctctaggagtacctttgcaccaccccgggttctctccggccaacttcaggatagggaagtggtcatagatccatgcctatatacataacaaatcaagttttagtaaatagattgtgtatattcggtagtaatttccaaacataatttccgattatatataatcggaaacaaaactgagtacctagccaccgaataacaaacattcggaaaataagatggatcaattcctaccgaatatgcgtcctttggagttcagtaacctctagtttttctggcctgtatattcggtggtaatatcaaaaacatatttccgattatatataatcggaaataaaactaagtacctagccaccgaataacaaacattcggaaaataagatggatcaattcctaccgaatatgcgtcctttggagttatgaatatgcgtcctttggagttatgaatatgcatcatatgtattgtctaccgaataactatagagtgagttatagagttaaagaaaaaacctgcaatagagccacgttcccggcaacttggcaggttcctagcctcgacgcctttctcaactcttccatcaagaatgctaggcatgccgtgccccaagaatagtcaccgacttcatggagaggatccaaagttgtataaggttggcgtcgatccggttgccagaagtattggggaatatgacacatcccaatacacagaggagatatgcagtggcagcgtggttcacttgctcatcagttaacgttccattcttttccttctccaaggtgcctcggaacatattcatcaaagctgtaatgttgatctgtcttgttctataactggcatgcctcctaaactctgctgttgttgtctctcaTCCCAactaagcacttgttagttagagaataaagttgtgcccaacttaactgctttgtgtagttaaacttcacagttgtgccttggtcgggaaggttaagaatctgcacaacatcatccggggtgatcgtcatctccccaaacggcatatggaaagtatcggtctcaggatacattctctccacgaacgctgatatggccacacgatcatgttccaacaatgaattctcggcggcattagctaaccccgagttggcaacaattttcttgaacctttcacattcaccggataaaggccacgcaagcatttttgttggtgcggcggtaggtttgagtagacggaccgcatcttgatgatcctattaaagtacataaaaaaatccttaatacaagtattacgatataacacatagacaatacattaataaaaaatagtaattttattacctcggtttcatatatttctctggcccatgagtctttgtatccaaataacaattttcctccatccgctggtagtccaaggattgtgcctgctggaatacccttcttcttcaagtgctgagggacaagatgtgatgctttcttagcaatatccttccttacaacatcttttccttttttggatttttgggtaccacttggttgtccttcttcttatactcttgccactggatcaactggttcaacacttggtcctgcactttgttgagcggcttgttcaacacttggtcgcaccccttgttcactgccttgttgttcaacagttggttgcactccttgttgactgctttgttcttgttcgctttgttgagcacctgaattatctttggcactcctttccctcctagcactagctgtcactttcttcctcccttctcgactttgtctaaacaacaaagaaaggaacaatatttacaaactatacaatcggaagacaaagtatggaaatataacccgaatgtacacattcggacgtaagaagacacatattgttcccgaatacaaaacaatcggaagctaactaaacatatttgcaaccgaatatacatcaattggagttcagaagctgtaaatttttcatcctacacaatcggaagacaaagtgcacatctataacccgaatgtacaaattcggaagtaagaagacacatattttttccgaatgaaaaacaatcggaatataactaaacatgtttacaaccgaatattcatcaactggagttcataaactctaaaattttatcctacacaatcggaggtataaaacattatattgtcttccgaataaatactggccccaaaatgggatttttcctatatcagaaattttaagattttttcaatatatacattcggtagtgagtgttcttccgaatactttgtgtctacttaaatatattcggtagccaaaaaattcattaaactaccgattattagcagtttgtatccaggaagatatggccaccaatattcggcagataatcatcaaatatttctcccgaatactgtcgatgttcttgaaaaatgaggaacacgactacattcggaagtaaatgagcatgcatatcgtccgaatctggataaataaccgaaaaccctagaaattttttttctcgattcgacgaattaaagcgaaataaaccccaaaaatgatagattcttacctaattggggccatttgaagttgacgaagtgtttgagtctcggaatcgccaccaccgactacattgccgggtacttcttcttcgcgttcttcgcgttcttcttcatttgcagcaagaatttctttatttcttgctaaaattccaatgtttggatcgataccctgagcaacatttttggttctaggtctgtgggtttcatttatcttatccattgttttataatcgaatcgacgatgttttgattttacgattagtggcgatgtttcggttgaacgaggaaattttttttttcttccacaatcggaagataatatgaaactggaagaagaatagttgaaatgagtagaattttttttgatttggtttttatacagttttaccagaagggcatttatgtaacttcaatatcatatagggtaccccttaactagagtctttggctgggtataaattgatggcccctaaatcctttggggtggcccctaaaaacgccaggttttCTTACCTTGGATACCAATTTTTTTCCCACGAGTGATCCACACATGTGATTTAACCTCATTGGACGGAAAAATCTAACAGAACGGTTAAAGATTTGATTTTGTTCATATACCAGAACCATCTTATTCGAATCTGGTTCAACGAAAAACCTCTACGCCTCCACTTCCTGAGAACGACGAGCGAGCGAGGAAGATGCTTCAACATCAGCCATCGGCGATAGCGAACCAGCAACAGGAAACAATGGAGACTGTAGAATCGACAGCAGAAGCACCACCTAAACAGGTAGCATTAGctatggagagattatcaagtgCAGCTCGTTTAATAGCAGATATTAGGTTAGGAGCTGATAGAATTCTTGAAGCACTCTTTGTTGCGGCACAACCTCATCAAACTAATAAACCCTTACATTTAATATTAAATGAAGAAGCTTCGATGCGTAAACACCTTCAAGATCTTCGAAACGTCGGTAATTGCTTTCATAAAATACCCTACTTTTGATATTTGGGGTTTGCTCATTCAATTCTAGTTTTGGGAATCACTGGCTTGGTATGATTTTAGCATACCAAGGTTGAATTGACCTAATGATAGGTGTATGATTTTAGCATTTGGAAATTTCAGTTATACCACTTAGAAATCTTCTATTAACCCTACTTATACAACTCAATGCTCTTAATACTTAGTTCAGTACCATAATGGTCTGTCAAGGAAATATTGCTGAAAACTTGTAGAAACCTGCTTTGAAGTTTGTGTTGAACAAAGTAGCTTCTAACACCTATCAAATTAAGGATGAATTAGACTTGGTGAAATGATGCGATTTCTAACATGTGGGGACTGTACCATCTCCATCTAAATCTGTGACTGATGGAAAGGCCAACTCAATCCCTTTGATTGATAGCTAAGTGTCCAGAGTCAGATTCCAATTAGGGGAGGATGATCCACTATTAGGATGCTTTATACCTGGAATCGTTCTTAAATCAAAAACCTAGCTAAAAAATGTTTAAGCTTTCTGAAATTCTTGTACCCCAAAATCTACAGCTGCGATGTATTCAATGAGTCTTGGATCAAGTCCATATATTCAGGAAGGCTATCATAGATTGCTATGGGGGTATTAGAGGGGCATGGTTTTATGTATGCCTACAGTAGATTGAGAAGTCACTTTGTAGCTTCCTTTTATTGTTCCTACAGAACTCGTCATTGTCTTCATTATATAGAGTATGTGCGTATATTTGAACCAGGTAAAATCTTGCACTTTTTAATGGTGACTCTAATTTGTTAGGAAGGCAACTGGAAGAGTCTGGAGTTCTGAATGAATCTCTTAAATCACGAAGTAATTCTTGGGGTTTGCACATGCCCCTCGTTTGTCCTGATGGTGCTGTTGTTGCATATGCTTGGAAACGTCAACTTGCTGGCCAGGCTGGTGCATCTGCTGTTGATAGAACCAGGTAGGTTGATATAATAGGAGTATGATATGTGTAGTAAATGTTCAAGGTGATTGAGGACAAAAGATGCCAATTGCGTAATTCTTGTTTCTGTTAATTGTTTGTAGGCTTGCTCTTAAGGCTTTTACAGATCAGAAAAAACGGTTCTTTCCGCATCTTGGAGATGATTCATCAGGCGAGACTTCTGGTTCAGATACTGGAAGTTCAAAAAGGCAATGTGGTCCCCATGGTTCAGTTTTGGGGCACAAGGAAGAGCTGAGTGAACTTAGTGATGACAAAACCTTGTCTGATGTTCTAACACGTTTGGATAAACAAGCTCCTAATGTTAGAGTGTTTACATACCAACGTCTAGACTGGTTAAAAAGAGTCTCCTCATTGAcgaattcatcaaatgagaatcCTGTAGACAAACAGGATAGACAAAACACAGGTTCATTAGGGGCTGCGCCTGCAGATCAAGCTGCCGTTATTGAGTTGTTTCTTCCTTCTGTTTTCAGAGCTATAGTGTCATTACATCCGGCCGGGTCTGTAGTCCCTGATGCAGTGGCATTCTTTTCACCAGACGAGGTAATGTGCATTGTTTAACTAATTATCAGCCTTCGTTAGCTAACAAAAGTTATATTCTAAGTTCCCTAGTTTGCATGATGTTGCTTGAGTTTCGTCCCTCCGAATATGGGTTTCATGATTGCTCTCTAAATTCCGTGAGAAGGCATTAGTTTAATTTTGTGATTATCTTGCTTAAACAGTTACTTTTTTATTCCTTGACATGCTTGGGATGCCCATATCCTTTTGTTTAGATACTTCTATATAACCTTTATACTCCATCAAGCTGCATACTGCAATACAACGACGCAGGCTAGTTCTTACCTGCATAATCCATAACCTCCTGTATTCGTACATATCCCTTTGTTGTTGATAAACCATGACAAACTTTCAGGACATCTTTGTAATCATGATACTTGCATATCATTTTTACATGCTGCAAGATGACGAACTATTTCTTACCTGTATAATCCGTAACCACTTGCATTTCCTGTAGCACAACACAGCTTATGATTGTATGTGCAATTTGTGTCACTTGAGTTTCATTCTGCTGATTATGGGTTTCATGACGGCTATCCAAATTTCTTTGAGAAGGCATGTTTATAAGTTTAGTTTAGATATAATCTTGCTTGAGTAGGCACTTTTTTGTTCTCGACATACCTGGGATGCTCATATCCCTTTTATTCAAAGATAAAACACGACTAACTACCAAGCAGGGGCAGGCAAGCAGGGATTGCTGACCCCCAGTCAATTCATTAATCTTGTAAACGATCATTTTTGTTTCTGCTTTTGATTGAGGACTTCCTAAGCAAATCATGGTCACATATGTTCGATAGTTATTAGATATAGTTTCTTGGTTTCAATAGTCATTAACTGCAGTAGACACGTAATTCCAGTTATGTGCATGTATAACTGTGTATCCTTTTACGTTTACTCCATTAAGTTTTGGACTTAT encodes the following:
- the LOC113310763 gene encoding mediator of RNA polymerase II transcription subunit 27-like; translation: MLQHQPSAIANQQQETMETVESTAEAPPKQVALAMERLSSAARLIADIRLGADRILEALFVAAQPHQTNKPLHLILNEEASMRKHLQDLRNVGRQLEESGVLNESLKSRSNSWGLHMPLVCPDGAVVAYAWKRQLAGQAGASAVDRTRLALKAFTDQKKRFFPHLGDDSSGETSGSDTGSSKRQCGPHGSVLGHKEELSELSDDKTLSDVLTRLDKQAPNVRVFTYQRLDWLKRVSSLTNSSNENPVDKQDRQNTGSLGAAPADQAAVIELFLPSVFRAIVSLHPAGSVVPDAVAFFSPDEEGSYIHARGFSGYHVFRHLTEHAARALQVFLGKRPDSALYLLLHWICSYQTLFTSPCSKCKRLLRMDKISAIILPPVKRSYHHSSAFKISSSIQSTLATNDQDPNLIKAYHIGCSSDED